In the Festucalex cinctus isolate MCC-2025b chromosome 10, RoL_Fcin_1.0, whole genome shotgun sequence genome, one interval contains:
- the LOC144027426 gene encoding uncharacterized protein LOC144027426 isoform X1, which translates to MTITVCCDWPLSLPFELSQSVDAMNIILISSLLDVAAFVLLVAASQEGAKVSVTVWPPGTKVFLGECLLLRCTVASNSTLAWRYSWFWNEPDATRMGKNPRHLLSGSSYSITAVMREDAGRYWCQAECCSNSNTTVALQSRPVELSVSELPPPSMTLTPSTRHMFVGEIFTLHCPDTLTNSSAWVLRQTSTSRLIRTADSKTGACFSPGSSVSPGRSRTCVVSAARDHGGLYWCEGAEGRSNAVHITVSSGPVIMRTPAFSVPHGGSVVLACRYRKGNHTKTTFFRNGVEMSTYSFPGPGSEIKLMIENVSEAHEGFYKCASQDGKLESPQSWLSVRSSLLSADVSAGSTSGSWIWIVASCILMILFPLAILLIHHFRYKMLYTRSCWTISGEETPAAVLPATKQDVTEVQWDLSWMEMSNLLYPGK; encoded by the exons ATGACCATCACTGTCTGCTGTGACTGGCCACTATCATTGCCTTTTGAATT ATCCCAAAGTGTGGACGCAATGAACATCATCCTCATCTCGTCATTGCTGG ATGTAGCAGCATTTGTACTCCTTGTCGCAGCTTCACAAG AGGGCGCGAAGGTCAGCGTGACCGTCTGGCCGCCGGGAACGAAGGTCTTCCTCGGGGAGTGTTTGCTGCTGCGGTGCACGGTGGCGTCCAACTCCACTTTGGCGTGGCGCTACAGCTGGTTCTGGAATGAACCTGATGCCACCCGGATGGGGAAGAACCCCCGGCATCTGCTCTCTGGCAGCAGCTACTCCATCACCGCCGTGATGAGGGAGGACGCCGGCAGGTACTGGTGCCAGGCTGAGTGCTGCTCAAACAGTAACACTACCGTGGCGCTCCAAAGCAGGCCGGTTGAACTGAGTGTATCAG AACTGCCCCCACCCTCGATGACTCTGACCCCCAGCACCAGACACATGTTCGTAGGGGAGATCTTCACCTTGCACTGCCCTGACACCCTGACTAACTCCTCCGCTTGGGTCCTGAGGCAAACTTCTACCAGCCGCTTAATAAGGACCGCTGACTCCAAGACTGGTGCATGCTTCTCACCAGGCAGTTCAGTCAGCCCAGGCAGGTCTCGCACCTGTGTCGTCTCTGCCGCGAGGGACCACGGTGGGCTGTACTGGTGCGAGGGCGCTGAAGGCCGCAGCAACGCGGTCCATATCACCGTCAGCT CTGGTCCGGTCATCATGAGGACCCCCGCTTTCTCCGTACCCCACGGGGGCAGCGTGGTGCTAGCTTGTCGCTACCGAAAAGGCAACCACACAAAGACCACCTTCTTCAGGAACGGTGTCGAAATGTCCACCTACAGTTTTCCCGGTCCAGGCTCAGAAATAAAACTAATGATAGAGAACGTGAGCGAGGCGCATGAAGGATTTTATAAGTGTGCGTCACAGGACGGAAAGCTGGAGAGCCCACAGAGCTGGTTGTCAGTAAGAA GCAGCTTATTATCTGCGGATGTGTCAGCTGGCTCCACTTCTG GCTCCTGGATATGGATCGTTGCTTCATGTATTCTTATGATCCTCTTCCCACTTGCTATCCTGCTAATTCATCACTTCAG GTACAAAATGCTTTACACGCGCAGCTGTTGGACAATTTCTGGTGAGGAAACTCCAGCAGCCGTTCTTCCTGCCACCAAACAGGACGTGACGGAGGTACAATGGGATCTGTCCTGGATGGAGATGTCCAACCTGCTGTATCCGGGCAAATGA
- the LOC144027426 gene encoding uncharacterized protein LOC144027426 isoform X2, whose product MTITVCCDWPLSLPFELSQSVDAMNIILISSLLDVAAFVLLVAASQEGAKVSVTVWPPGTKVFLGECLLLRCTVASNSTLAWRYSWFWNEPDATRMGKNPRHLLSGSSYSITAVMREDAGRYWCQAECCSNSNTTVALQSRPVELSVSELPPPSMTLTPSTRHMFVGEIFTLHCPDTLTNSSAWVLRQTSTSRLIRTADSKTGACFSPGSSVSPGRSRTCVVSAARDHGGLYWCEGAEGRSNAVHITVSSGPVIMRTPAFSVPHGGSVVLACRYRKGNHTKTTFFRNGVEMSTYSFPGPGSEIKLMIENVSEAHEGFYKCASQDGKLESPQSWLSVRSSLLSADVSAGSTSVFPLVS is encoded by the exons ATGACCATCACTGTCTGCTGTGACTGGCCACTATCATTGCCTTTTGAATT ATCCCAAAGTGTGGACGCAATGAACATCATCCTCATCTCGTCATTGCTGG ATGTAGCAGCATTTGTACTCCTTGTCGCAGCTTCACAAG AGGGCGCGAAGGTCAGCGTGACCGTCTGGCCGCCGGGAACGAAGGTCTTCCTCGGGGAGTGTTTGCTGCTGCGGTGCACGGTGGCGTCCAACTCCACTTTGGCGTGGCGCTACAGCTGGTTCTGGAATGAACCTGATGCCACCCGGATGGGGAAGAACCCCCGGCATCTGCTCTCTGGCAGCAGCTACTCCATCACCGCCGTGATGAGGGAGGACGCCGGCAGGTACTGGTGCCAGGCTGAGTGCTGCTCAAACAGTAACACTACCGTGGCGCTCCAAAGCAGGCCGGTTGAACTGAGTGTATCAG AACTGCCCCCACCCTCGATGACTCTGACCCCCAGCACCAGACACATGTTCGTAGGGGAGATCTTCACCTTGCACTGCCCTGACACCCTGACTAACTCCTCCGCTTGGGTCCTGAGGCAAACTTCTACCAGCCGCTTAATAAGGACCGCTGACTCCAAGACTGGTGCATGCTTCTCACCAGGCAGTTCAGTCAGCCCAGGCAGGTCTCGCACCTGTGTCGTCTCTGCCGCGAGGGACCACGGTGGGCTGTACTGGTGCGAGGGCGCTGAAGGCCGCAGCAACGCGGTCCATATCACCGTCAGCT CTGGTCCGGTCATCATGAGGACCCCCGCTTTCTCCGTACCCCACGGGGGCAGCGTGGTGCTAGCTTGTCGCTACCGAAAAGGCAACCACACAAAGACCACCTTCTTCAGGAACGGTGTCGAAATGTCCACCTACAGTTTTCCCGGTCCAGGCTCAGAAATAAAACTAATGATAGAGAACGTGAGCGAGGCGCATGAAGGATTTTATAAGTGTGCGTCACAGGACGGAAAGCTGGAGAGCCCACAGAGCTGGTTGTCAGTAAGAA GCAGCTTATTATCTGCGGATGTGTCAGCTGGCTCCACTTCTG tttttcctctggtctcttga